The Acidisarcina polymorpha genome includes the window CTCAATCCCAAGCTGCCCATGACGAGGACCAAGCCGAGCGCGAAGATGCCGAGTATTTAGAGAATTGGAGGCCGGATTAGGATCAGAAGAGAAAGACGCGGAGTTTAGAGCACAAACCTGATCACCTGGAGAACTCGCGTGACAAACCATCGGCTCGGCCGTCTCAGAAGCAGCGCCACTGTCTTCTTTCTTTCAGCTGCGGCTTTGAGCCAAAGCCTTCAGGTTCAGCCAAACATGAGGCCTCTCACTCCTGATGAACGAACTGCTATGACCGGGAAATCATGGAGTCCAGGTTGTCCCGTATCGCTCGATGATCTCCTCTCGATCCGCATAACCTACTTCGGATTCGATCACCTGACCCATAAAGGCAGGCTCATAATCCATAAGCGCTTCGCCCAAGAAGCCTCCGCAATCTTCCAGGAGCTGTACGATATACGGTTTCCGATCAACAAAATCGATCCATACGAGAACTATGAGGTTGGCGGCGGCAACGCGGAAAAGAATGTGACCGTCGGCTTCTACTGCCGTAAAGCGCAAGATGCGCCCAAGGAGTGGAGCGGTCACGCCTACGGCATTGCCGTCGATCTGAATCCCTTCGATAATCCGTTCCACGATGCGAAGGAGGGCTGGTGGCCAAAGGGGGCCGATGCCCGTTCTAAGCGCGACGATACTAAGGGCAAGGTCTCTCCGAGCACTGAGGCGTTTCAGATCTTTGCTCGGCATGGCTGGGCGTGGGGCGGCTTCTACTCGGGAGAGCCCGACTATATGCACTTCTATAAGGCGACTCTCGGGGGTAGTGGAAACGTGCTCGAACGGTCTTACGTGGCGACAGGGTTGCAGTACGTCCCGGTGGAGCAGTAGAAGCCGGCAAGGCAAAGGCACACCCGCAGGCCAAGGAGCAAATGAATCTAAGCTGGGGTGCTTGCGTGAAACCCCACAGAACAGGGTTTAAATCCCTGCTCTTTTGGGAGATCAACTCGGATTTGTGCCTCCAGGCGCGAGCGCGAACGCCGCGCCGAGGCACCAACGCCACTGACACATCAGCCCTGAACGTGCAGCAAGAACTTCACCCGCGATGAGACGAAAGTCAAGAGCTTTCAAGACAGCTGCTAGTTTGCTAGCTTTCACTTAAATCAGGCCGTGGAAATGTCGGGACCGTGCAAAGCATGGAACGAGAAAGCCGTCCAACCCTTCGCACCGCCCCTTGCAAGACACCGGTGAAGCTGGGCGTCTTGCACATTCCCACCGCCTGGGCGACGGGGTTTTCTTTTAAAGACCTATAAACACGACCGGTGAAATGGTCTCGCGATCTCTACCCCATTCGCGAGCGGGCCGCGAACGCCCGGACCGAGACCTGGGGGCGCCTGGACATCGAACGGCTCTTCGGCGTCGGCCGCGCCTCCGCCCAAGGCCTGATGAAGGCCATCGGCGAAGTGCAGCCGGTTGGCAGGGCTCACTTCGTCGAGCGTACTTCCCTGCTCGGCTTTCTTGACGCGATGATTGCCGCGGAGGACTTCGACGAGGCCTTCCGCTCCCGCATGCGGGAGGCCGATGCACCCCCGTATACCAAGCCGTTGAAGGTGAGCTTGCCTGCCGGTCTTCGCACCGTGATGCTGCGCGACCTTCCCCCCAATATCTCGCTCACTCCCGGCAGATTGGAGATCATCGCCAACTCCTCGATCGCGATGCTGGAGAGCCTCGCCCTCCTCGCCCAGGCGATGCAGAACGATTTTCTTCACGTCCAGGCGATTCTTGATCCGTGCCCGCGCCTCCCTCAGGCCAAGCCGACGATCTCCGAGCCTTTCTCAACGGACTTCGTAGTCCGAGGTAAGGTAGGATTGCGCCGGACGTGGGCACTGTTTCCCCGGAGATCCATCAGCACGAACGACGCTGCTGTGAGCTGCTCCCCTCACAAGCCATCCGCGATCGCCGCAAGGCGCTCAAAGCCTTCAGCAACAGTGTATTCGTTACGCTCGCAAAATGCTGAAAAACGGTTCCAGTCAGCAACTCTAATTCGCAAGGTCATGGGCTGAGCCTTGTGCTTGGATGCTATTCGACCCCAAGCCTTCCTTTGGCGAGGACCCAGCCAAGCGTGAGGAAGTCGAATACTTATGGAATTGGCGCCACCATGCAGAAATTCGGATACTGAAGTCTTCATCTACTCCCCTGCTGAATCCAGCAGTTTCTTTATGGCATCGTGATAGGTCAACTCGTATCGATTCGCATAGCTAACAAATCGGTCGTATTGAGACTGAATCATACGAACCGCTAGAGAGCGCATCGGTTCGGCTGGGGTTCGGCGTCGCCTAACAGGTCTTGAACTGGCCTCGCGACTTACAAACCCGTGCTGCGCCGCAGCAGCATCCACTTCCGCGAGGTCGATTGGAGCTCTTTTTCGTATGGGAGCAAATCTCGACAGATCGATCTTTTGGGTCGCCGCCGCTGTCGAGTTGTCGTCTGCTTCATCCATGAGGCCGAATTTACTGCTCATTCGGGTACCTCTTTCTGTCAATCTCGTAAAGGATCTGAACCAATTCATCTACCAGTTCATGGATATTTTGATAAGCGGCTTCCAGATTCCCGACCTTGTGCTCACCAAGCTCCGCAAGGGTTAGCCTTTCGACAAAGATCGCCTTGAATGCGAGACGTTCTGCAAGACTTGTATTAAATCGAGGAACTTTGGCCTCTTGAAGCTCAGCTTCCAATTGACGCTGCACAGAGGATACAGGGGCACCAGGTGCAGGAGTTCGAGTCATGAGGACCCGAAAAGGTATTTTGCGGTACAAACTTGACCGCTGAGCTACCTTCTCCTCATCTTTGACGGCTTTGATTGCTTTTCCTGCTTGCCTAACATCCACCGCGCTGGCTTGTACCGGAATAATCACAAAGTCTGACATTGCGATCGATCGCGAGACCAGAACACTGGCAGTACCCTCCAAGTCGATGAAAACAAACTGTTCTCGTCTCTCGTCGAGAGTCTCCATGAGATTTGATTCCCTGATGGACCCTATGACTTTCAAGCTGGTCTTCGAAGAACCATTTATTTTCCAATCCATTATTGGCTGGTTTGGATCTGCATCAAGGACACAGACGGACGCTCCGCCTTGGGCCAGATACGTGGCAAGCAGCAGTGTCGTCGTGCTTTTGCCCGCCCCGCCTTTCGGATTAGAAACAGCAATGACCGGCATTTATTTCTCCCAAATCAATCAGCTTGCAATATCAAATGATGCGGCAATATCGCATATTGCAAATATACTGCTGAGGGGACATTGGACGGAGCCCGAATGAATCAAGAGAATCATGAAGATAACTGGAGCTTAGCGAACTGTAAACAATATTGCTTACAGCTTCCGATACTGCCACAATATAGCTTATTGCACAATGAAGCTTACAATATTGTTTACAGCAGAAGACATTTTGCTGTATTGCGACTCTCATCTATAGAGTTGCTATATTGCTTGTTGCGCCAATATTTAGATGCGTCAATCGTAAGTGACATGTCGACTACCTTTAGCGCCGATACCCTCAACCAAAGTTGGGAAGGGAATTCGGGACGCGGGCTCCGGCTCTGATCTGTCCGACCCCTGCCGTAATCAGTGGGGGAAGGGAAGCCTCAATTGGGGATCCCGGAATTTCCCACAGCCAACCTAGTACAGGCCAGCCGATGGTCGAATCTCAGCGCCTCTAGGAGCATGCCGATGCCCGGTGCGGTCTGCGGTGGACCTTGACATTGACTTGACGAGTTTCCAAGGAGGTGCACCTGCCCGAGGATTAGTGATCTACGCCTATACAAGCCAAGCCTGCAGCAGAGCTTTGTTTTCAGCTACTCGTATTCATCTTTCCACCTGAACCCGATGAGTGGGTCTCGCCCTTACTTCCAAAACCCGCAGTCGGCCGGAGAAACAATACGGAAAGCCTCTAAGCATCAGGAGTCAGCCAGCAAAATATGGGATCGTCGAGAGACGAACCGCGCGTTGGTAGCGCCGCTGGGTATCGCTGTCAATTAATGGACGCAACTCAAGCAAACTGATGCGGGCCGCGAGCAGATAGGTCCCGGCACCCAGGAGGCTCAGTCCGATTCGCCAGAATCATTGACGACCGAGTCCCTGAATATTGCTCCCCAATCGCCAATGCCGCCACAGTTGCTCGACTTACCCGTCCACCGTCGGCGCGATATGGCTTTTCGCCTAAATGCTGGCAACTTGGATTCTCCAGAGGCTGCCTTGCGTAAACGCACATTATCACAAGTCAGAAATGCCCGTTTTCGGCCTCCGGTTTTGCTGCGCTTACGCGCAATAATCGCGTATCCTGGTCTCGGCAGGGAATTGGCCTCCCGAGGAATTTGGCTCGACCACACCCCACCGGAATCGGAGACTCACGCGATGGGCCGCAGGCGCTCCTGGCTCGACCGCCTCTACTCGATCGCCCGCACCGTCCAGAACTCCGCCCGCTCCCACTACGACCGCCGCGACCTCGAAGAGCTCTTCGTCCTCCAGCCCCGCTCGGCACAGCTCCTCATGGCCGCGCTCCCGACCGTCCCGGTCGGCCGCGCCCGACTGGTCGAGCGCGAGGCCCTCGCCGAGCTCCTCGGCCGCCTCGAAGCCTCGGACGATCCGGCCCGCGCCTTCGCCGAGATCCTCAAAGCAGGCAAGCCCGCCCCCGTCCGGCGCAAGCTCCGGACCTTCGTCCGCCAGGATATCGCCGCCGATCTCGACTCCCTGCCAGCCAACCTCTCGCTCGAGACCGGCCGGCTGACCGTCACCTTCGAGCGCGTCGAGGAGCTCGCCGAGGCCCTCGTCCATCTCGCTGTCGTCCTCGAAATCCAGCTCGACGACTTCGCCGCCCGCTACGAGCCCCCGGTTGAACCCGCCCCGGAAGAGCTCGCCGCACGCCAGGCCGAGCAAGCCGATCTGGAGTATCTCAGAAACTAGCAGCCCTGACCCGCCCGGGCTTTCCAGCGCTATTTTCGATCTTAACTTCCGGCCCCGCGCG containing:
- a CDS encoding M15 family metallopeptidase, which gives rise to MTNHRLGRLRSSATVFFLSAAALSQSLQVQPNMRPLTPDERTAMTGKSWSPGCPVSLDDLLSIRITYFGFDHLTHKGRLIIHKRFAQEASAIFQELYDIRFPINKIDPYENYEVGGGNAEKNVTVGFYCRKAQDAPKEWSGHAYGIAVDLNPFDNPFHDAKEGWWPKGADARSKRDDTKGKVSPSTEAFQIFARHGWAWGGFYSGEPDYMHFYKATLGGSGNVLERSYVATGLQYVPVEQ
- a CDS encoding ParA family protein encodes the protein MPVIAVSNPKGGAGKSTTTLLLATYLAQGGASVCVLDADPNQPIMDWKINGSSKTSLKVIGSIRESNLMETLDERREQFVFIDLEGTASVLVSRSIAMSDFVIIPVQASAVDVRQAGKAIKAVKDEEKVAQRSSLYRKIPFRVLMTRTPAPGAPVSSVQRQLEAELQEAKVPRFNTSLAERLAFKAIFVERLTLAELGEHKVGNLEAAYQNIHELVDELVQILYEIDRKRYPNEQ